A genomic stretch from Achromobacter spanius includes:
- a CDS encoding AAA family ATPase, with product MINAQRVEALLKDRYPDLESVSRGVFRGVDRFGARDYAIRYFDLNDRLATTANSLRSYQEQVLSPMYFSSDVATDLRWNHYLYFITSDDEADRSEFSRLKAKVEADREYARKHVVREGEIASWLANAQALEPPRSLPIDLATSWSNTLEQHGLSFILDNDITVPEAVRRIVAGAKDKALRPISPVSLLAAERAAASCFIEHLTIKGFRTHPEEKEHLLGRVNLIVGSNGVGKTSLLEAIEFAYCGKNRRSSPLLDSTSITLDLLGVGDKLSSTTDSGRLRARHSNWYAKAELKAITIQDSFGKFNFLDTDAAVDLSVSASSEQIGTDVTRLVLGATAESLADRLRRVLKQLQDELKGLRRDRESNRQMKVAAQIRVDAIKAAPKLSDSLFLELLVALRGQGWSQPPEEKSQLEFLRQRLQEATSAIALVRHASINVLHSEPESALRLLTNLNDEAGKAEDLDQRAKAARLAQVNARREAQAAAALSAATEALIPYARTNFPQLVKKASECRDRVRTWTTRLSPVPDLSDTSAIQEFLGTPVIDAIDSVESDIGTHQRRLEAAQTSLQALEKTQSTMTVLRQRLLGAAQDILQRSAMPDQCPLCRTEFEEGQLVARMMADVEVGASEQASLLQAEISSASEAIVNARAVMATLHPLREFFGNGALTITVAKAFEQVKEERTAFERDRQELDTIHAQARQLQSDGLSSEDLSSKLLNAGMAELPLYEELQRIQSNHKQRLEILQRAEKTAVHESEVVRQECDAMAERLSIEALGDTDNLAKLVKGLISDAEAALGARQILASIMTISTEKTAEEIALNLANIQQLLAQVTTGLAQEVSNDKALNDETGNVDKLAKKIEGSDAKITRASDTERVLATLAEQSSGGELANQILTENAAEIARTFASIHMPNEFEIQIAQGKLVIIRRSTGAEVQLDHMSTGQRAAFALSLFLAMNGRLRSGPPVLLFDDPVAHIDDINMLSFLDHLRQLVIGGSRQIFFATADTKLAGLFRHKFRFLGDEFKELRLSRTS from the coding sequence ATGATCAATGCGCAACGCGTTGAAGCGCTGCTCAAGGACCGCTACCCGGATCTTGAAAGTGTTAGCCGGGGCGTGTTTCGAGGCGTTGACCGCTTCGGCGCTCGCGACTACGCGATTCGCTACTTCGACCTGAACGATCGGCTAGCAACGACTGCCAATTCGTTGAGGAGCTATCAGGAACAAGTTCTCTCGCCAATGTACTTTTCCAGCGACGTTGCGACCGATTTGCGCTGGAATCATTACCTGTACTTCATCACCAGCGACGACGAAGCCGATAGGAGCGAATTCAGCCGCCTTAAGGCAAAGGTGGAGGCAGACCGAGAATACGCGCGTAAGCATGTTGTGCGAGAAGGCGAGATTGCCAGTTGGCTTGCTAACGCACAAGCGCTTGAGCCTCCGAGATCTCTGCCGATAGACCTTGCTACATCATGGTCAAACACTTTGGAACAGCACGGCCTTTCCTTCATTTTGGATAACGACATTACCGTTCCTGAAGCTGTTCGGAGAATCGTTGCAGGAGCGAAGGATAAAGCGTTACGTCCAATTTCGCCTGTGTCTCTACTAGCTGCCGAACGGGCAGCTGCAAGTTGCTTCATCGAGCACTTGACCATCAAAGGCTTCCGCACGCATCCCGAGGAAAAGGAACACCTGCTAGGTCGAGTAAATCTGATTGTCGGCAGCAATGGGGTCGGCAAGACTTCACTGCTTGAAGCAATTGAGTTTGCGTACTGCGGAAAAAATCGCCGATCGTCCCCCCTGCTCGACAGTACGTCGATAACTTTGGACCTTCTCGGCGTCGGTGACAAGCTGTCTTCGACCACTGATTCCGGGCGACTTCGCGCGCGTCACTCAAACTGGTATGCCAAAGCCGAACTGAAGGCCATCACCATCCAGGACAGTTTCGGAAAGTTTAACTTTCTCGACACTGATGCTGCGGTGGATCTCAGCGTATCGGCAAGTTCGGAACAAATTGGAACGGACGTCACCCGTTTGGTGTTGGGTGCGACGGCAGAAAGTCTGGCGGACAGGCTGCGCCGGGTTCTCAAGCAGTTGCAGGACGAGCTGAAGGGTCTGCGGCGCGACAGAGAAAGCAATCGTCAAATGAAGGTGGCCGCTCAGATTCGCGTTGATGCCATCAAGGCTGCCCCAAAGTTATCCGACAGCTTGTTCCTCGAACTTCTCGTGGCTCTGAGGGGCCAGGGATGGAGTCAGCCTCCAGAAGAAAAGAGTCAACTCGAATTTTTGCGACAACGTCTCCAGGAGGCTACTTCTGCAATTGCACTGGTCCGACATGCGTCAATCAACGTGCTTCACTCCGAGCCCGAATCGGCGCTTCGACTATTGACGAACCTGAACGACGAAGCCGGCAAGGCCGAAGACCTGGATCAGCGGGCCAAAGCGGCCCGGTTGGCACAGGTCAATGCACGCCGCGAGGCGCAGGCAGCAGCGGCACTAAGTGCCGCTACGGAGGCGCTTATTCCCTATGCACGCACCAACTTTCCGCAACTTGTCAAGAAAGCATCGGAGTGTCGGGATAGAGTCCGCACGTGGACCACAAGGCTGAGCCCAGTCCCCGACCTCAGCGATACGAGCGCAATTCAGGAGTTTCTGGGAACGCCCGTCATAGACGCCATTGACTCAGTCGAGTCAGATATCGGCACGCATCAGCGTCGGCTCGAAGCCGCGCAAACTTCACTCCAAGCTCTGGAAAAGACACAGAGCACGATGACAGTTCTGAGGCAGCGCCTACTGGGAGCCGCGCAGGACATCCTGCAGCGGTCGGCCATGCCCGACCAGTGCCCTTTGTGCAGAACCGAGTTCGAGGAAGGTCAGTTGGTTGCGCGAATGATGGCCGATGTCGAGGTCGGTGCATCTGAACAAGCCAGCCTGCTTCAGGCAGAAATATCGTCGGCAAGCGAAGCGATAGTGAACGCTCGCGCAGTGATGGCCACGTTGCACCCACTGCGTGAGTTTTTCGGAAACGGTGCGCTGACCATCACGGTTGCCAAGGCGTTCGAACAGGTCAAGGAAGAACGAACTGCATTTGAGCGTGATCGACAGGAGCTGGACACAATCCATGCTCAGGCTCGGCAGTTGCAGTCCGATGGACTTTCCTCCGAAGACCTTTCCAGCAAGTTATTAAATGCAGGCATGGCGGAGTTGCCCCTGTATGAGGAGTTGCAACGAATCCAGTCGAATCACAAACAGAGGCTGGAAATACTGCAACGCGCTGAAAAGACCGCCGTTCATGAGTCGGAGGTTGTGAGGCAGGAATGCGATGCGATGGCCGAACGCCTGTCGATTGAGGCGCTCGGAGATACTGACAACCTCGCTAAATTAGTCAAAGGGCTGATCTCAGATGCAGAAGCTGCTTTGGGAGCACGACAGATTCTTGCTTCAATCATGACAATCAGCACGGAGAAGACCGCAGAAGAAATCGCGCTCAACCTCGCCAATATCCAGCAATTGCTCGCTCAGGTCACTACGGGCCTAGCGCAGGAGGTTTCGAACGACAAGGCTCTCAACGACGAGACCGGGAATGTCGATAAACTCGCCAAGAAGATCGAAGGCAGCGACGCGAAGATCACGCGCGCGAGCGACACAGAGCGAGTGCTGGCTACGCTAGCCGAACAAAGCTCGGGAGGTGAGTTGGCCAACCAGATCCTAACCGAGAACGCAGCAGAGATTGCTCGCACGTTTGCGAGCATCCACATGCCCAACGAGTTTGAGATTCAGATCGCTCAAGGAAAACTCGTCATCATTCGCAGAAGCACTGGCGCAGAGGTCCAACTCGACCATATGAGCACAGGGCAGCGTGCCGCGTTCGCCCTGTCGCTGTTCTTGGCGATGAATGGCCGCCTCCGGTCAGGTCCTCCGGTATTGCTCTTTGATGATCCCGTTGCGCACATCGATGACATAAACATGCTGTCCTTCCTTGATCATCTTCGCCAGCTTGTCATCGGCGGGTCGAGGCAAATATTCTTCGCTACGGCGGACACCAAGCTTGCCGGGCTTTTTCGTCACAAGTTCCGTTTCTTGGGCGATGAATTCAAGGAGTTGCGTTTATCGCGTACCTCGTAA